The DNA sequence TTCAATTGCTAAATGAACTTAGATTATGCATTGCTATTCTAAATAGTTGAAGTTGGATTTGCATTgttgtcttattttttatttgaacctGGAAGTTTATTTGAAATGAAGTAATGGGATGATGTAagctttgtttcttttttattattcaacagGTCCTAGATGTGTTCTTTTGTGTGCCAAAGGTGGAAGGCCTCTGCCTAAACAAGACTTCACTTGTTGCGTTGCCATAGGAGATTAAGGACTTGTTTGTTCTTTTCAGGGTTATCCTCCCCTCTCTTTTAGATGTTTTATGGTGGAATTTAACCTTGTTAtgctaaattttcttttttaatttcagtttGGTTTGACTAacactatttatttataaattttgaagaatCTTACCCGCAGGCCCTTGATGGCGATGCTCAATCATGTGTGaacttttctattatttttagtaacatttttaacatGTAGCCttattattaagaaaaagtTACTAAAACTTTCtagtaacaattttataatgtcacttttgtataaaaaaatgttactgtaaacttttagtaacattttacaaatgttacacttttattaaaaaaatgttacttaaaTCTTTAGTAACATTTATGTAAATGTCTCTATTAATAAGtataaatgttacaaaaaataaatagtaacatGGGGAATACGTAACATGTgataaaatgttactaaattctattaataacatttttcatgatttagtaacatttttttagtgttagtgTACATTATATATCTAGTAGTGGGAGAGCGGCAACCTTGCAGTCCTCAATTTCGTTATAGGGGGAGAACGCGGGGAGGGTGTCGGCAGTTTCAGAGATCAGAACTAGCTATTCACTCTTCACGTATCTGCAGGATTAAAGTATTAGTTATAATTTCAAGGGACAAAGAGTCAAAGACCTATCCTCAACTAACTTTTAACATATGTATTGTTACACATCTGTTTATACATActaacataatatttttctagGCCCCTATGATTTCTTCATTGCAACTTTTACTTTACCATGTATAGTCATTGTGATAGATCTAACTTTCATCTGTAGGCCCCCAAGTGAAGATTTAATGAACGGTGCTTCAGCGTCAGGTAACTTAAGGGCAGCTTTCTCCCATTGCGTACAGCAAGTGCGAAGTTATGATTATCATCACTATCTTTGCCTCCTGGAGCTGCCTCCGTCCATGCGGAAAGCTGCATTTGCATTCTGTGCCTTGAATGTTGAAACAGCTAGAGCTATGGATATTGCTTCAGATCCCAGGATTGGCCTTATGCGTCTTGTCTGGTGGCAGGAAGCCATAGACAAAATGTTTGCCAATAAATTGATTGAACACCCAACAGCACAAGCGTTGTCATCTGTGATAGCTGAGACCAGACTCAGCAAGATATGGTTGAAACGATCCGTTGAGGCTCGGATCAATGATGCAAGAAGAGAGGTTACTGACATGCCAGAAACTATTGGAGAGTTGGAGAAATACGCCGAGGACACTGTCTCAACCATGCTGTACCTGACACTTCAAGCAGGTGGTATAAAGTCTACTGCAGCTGATCATGCAGCCTCACATATCGGCAAGGCCAGTGGCATTCTCTTGCTCCTCAAATCACTGCCCTACCATGCATCTCTTAACCGACATTTTTGGTACATCCCAACTGCAATAGCATCCAAGCATGGGCTAATAGTTAAGCAAGAAAATGGGGAAGAGAGGTGGGTGGATTCTCGTGAGGGTCTTTGTGATGCCGTTTATGATATGGCATCAGTGGCCAATGCACACTTAGAAAAGGCTCGGAAGTTAGCTGCAAGTGTGCCTGCTGAGGCTCTTCCAGTGCTCCTTCCAGCAGTGCCTTCTCAGGTTCTTTTGGATTCCTTAAGAAAGGTCCAATTTGATGTGTTTGATCCTAGACTCACAGGAGGGGTGCTGGGAATACCACCTTTGTGGTACCATCTCAAACTCAAGTGGACTTCATGGAGAAGGAAATACTAACCTGACCAAGCTTTAGTGAGTACACATGCAGATTTTTTTCCTCTGTTTCTTGATGAGTTTATGTTTATGCCTTTTCATTCTGCACAGAATAAAATTGTGTACTCGTCCCTTCCTTACGGAAAGGTTAATACGTTTTGTTTTACAGTTAGTTTTAGAAATGTAATTTGAGTTGCACAAATTAAGATGCTTTTTCTTGTtagtatattttctttaaagtgGTTTGGGATACAAATACAAAATCAGTTTTGTTTTGTATAACACAGTTTGTTCTTTGAACAGGAATTAGGGACTAACTCAAATCTATTTAAACATGCAAGAAGATTGAACTCCTGGTAATATGTTTTGATAACAaggttatttatttatcaatcgTACTGCTTTATAATGATCTTTAATGTGTTCTggacatagtaataataatttacaattCTAATCAAAGGTAACTAACTCATCGTTTCTGAAAAAATGTAGATTGTATTGAGGAAGATTGGTCAGTTTCTATCCATGGAACCTAAAAAATAGATTCAAGCAAAGTCTCGTTCCGACAAAATACATGCATCAGCTTATTTCATATCAGTAGTTTGTTAATTACTCTTCTTTGATgttgttatgttatgtttaCTTAAGAATGGGATAATGGATAACTAGTGATACTAGTTGGAAtttttagagagagaaaaagaccACTGTTTTagtagagaaagaaaaagaaaaattgattttttttgtgttcgAACTATTTAGCCAAAAGTAGAAAGAAAGATATGGGAGGAGATTCTTAAAAAAGTGTATCTATGTTTGGTGGATGTGAGTACTCCAAAACTATGATATTCTAAAAATGCCAAAAAGAAAACCTCCTATGCTTAAAGATTATTGGCGTGTTGTTATGATTGTTGATGTACGGTCAGCATTCTTagtattgagaaaattaaacatttattaatttgaacTTTAAATTTGACTGGAAAACGAGAATGGGAAGTTTTTGAAGCAACAACTAAATTGAGATAGTAGAGAATATTTccttaaatgtaatttttaaaatataaaaattaatattttctggACCTGTCGTATTCATGGGTGTAGTTCCAGACACCTTTTGAGGACAATAGGAACGATCGCGACGTATGAAAATGAATAACTGTAGCAATTATATACTTGGCTTAAAAATGATATCTTCTCGTTGATATTACATTATTAGGAAtccctttatatatttaatgtagttaaattatgttttcaatTGAACTGATGGTCTCTTCAATATAGCGGTatctttgtttaaaaaattatggaatctccctatttttttgttgcattcttaagtctttaaatttttgaaGTTGTATTTTTACAGTATACCAATTCGTTAACTAACACTGAGccattttttattaagataatgACACTAAGTTCTATTGTACCCTACACTACTAAATCAAGTTCTTTCTTTCTTGTACCAACAGTTAAGAATTGTTTTCCCCACTTGCTGCATGAAAAATTAAATCACAATATTCTGATAAAAATCGAGCAGATAAAGTTTGTAATACGAATACTCTTACACATTTTGGAAGTGTTTGTTGTTTTTACGCATTTTGAaagtgtttgttatttttacgcATCTTGAaagtgtttgttattttttgtaggTTTATCGAACGAGAATATGTACATACATATCGTAATAAGATATTTAGATATTTACCATTTAAGagatttaaatttcaaattcaaacagataatttcttttgtttaaatTCCTTTAATTTTGAACTTATTCAACTtacatttgtatattttatttacttttataggTTAATATTTTATCCAACAAAGAATATGTTACGTATACGTGGTAACATGGTAATAATATTTGCCATTCAAGagatttaaatttcaaattcatacagatcttttttgtttaaatttctctaattttgaatttattaaacttaaatttgtatgttttatttataatttacaaataataaataattaaatttaaattcgaATTCCCTTAAAGAATAtgataaatgtataaataataataataataataataaaggatTAAGACTAAGATTTTGAGGTGAGATAAATCTttagaaaatgtgtaatattgtATTTGTCATTGTCCTCGTGTAATCACACTCTCCTATTTGTTGAATTAATTTGATAATCCTAATAATAGTTTTGCCTAGGTTAAATAATCATTTGTTACTTTTTTGTGATTAATTTAAACTcgtttgttaataataattgGATAACCCTAATAGTTTTTAActaggttaaatatttttaagaaataatctTAATGTTTTACAAATAGCTTAACAATCCACTCTTAATGATAATATGGttagtaagaaataaaattctaTATCTATAAACATAAGGTTAATCATGTGGTAGTTTCTggataaagttattaattttaaatttaatttctattttgatatacatttattttttttttatgtccgTGATTGCAAAACTATCCATTCTAGTGTTGTAAGAActgataaatttgttaaaatgaaatttaaaaatacatgaaaataatttagtcaTTTCAGATTTGGAGTGCAAGAAGAGAGAGCTCCCTCTTCTTGGTGTGGAGGTAAGGGCGGCGCATCGTAAAGGTCCGTGGGCTTATCGATTCCTGGAGCTATTTGTTTGCTGTGAAGATGGCAATCTAGGGTTAGTTAGAGAACCCCGCAGCCTGGGAATTTCAAGATCAACTTCTGTTCACCTGATTCTGATCGTCACTGTGTCGATCTTGATGTGTTATTGGCTATTCTCACTCGTTCCAGTTATGGAATGGGATCTTTAATTGATTCAACACTCACAAAGACAAGGGCTTGTATACTCAGAACCGAACTTCACAATGTCAAAATAGGTATCGTGCATCTCACTGTAATTTTCGATTCTGCTTGCTTAAAATCCATTGGTGATCCTGTTAAAAAgcttgaaattgaaaaaattatatatatatatatatatatatatatatatatatatatatatatatatatatatatatatataatagggCTTAATTTGGTGTTTTTTCTTactctttttttcaattatggCATCCTAGACTCCTATTTGTTCAAAGAAGGATGATATAGTTGTCTTCTGACAATGCTATGTGCAAACAGTAAGGAATGTAGTTAGGGATGTTAGTTTGATGGCATGTTTTAGGGGGTTGGGAGCATGCCAACTTGTGTGCACCTTATTTGATGTTGTGAGTCAGAGGTGGATGGTGTGTCTAAGTCAAATTCATCACCCCAATATGTCAGTGGGAATGGTGCCtctacaaaaattataaaaagtgatGGTTCTAGGGATTTCATAGGGGTTTGGGGATATCAGCTTCGACCTATGAACCTTCCTATGTGGTAGGTTTCATATTCTGTGGTACAAAGAAGGATTTGGAGATGGGTCACACTTGGGAGAGAAAGGTGGTGGTGAGAGTGAACAGAGGCCAGATTCTAAGACAATGATGGCAGTTCAAGGAGTAAGTGTAGCAATGCATAGCGGTAGCATGTCTGCTTTGATTACTGTCATTGGATACCATCAAGACAGGGTGGGAAGTCTTGGACTGAATGGTGTTTTCCTCTTCTTAGCTATAATGTCACTAGGTAGCTTCAACATATGCTCTAGTCTTAGTAGGCACTAAAGCACTTCTTGTACTATTGAGACTATCCACCACTGACAATACAAGATGTGTGTCGTCTACTAGAGGCTTTGTGGATGTTAGATGGTCCAGGAAACATGATGAAAAACCATCAAGCCACAACACATTATGAATATAGAGACAGATGACCTATCTTGGTCTCTTAAAATTTGGATTTCCTATCCTCTTCCTTGAGAGTTGGCCTAACCTCTCTCAAGAACACTCATCCTCTTCCACTTCTATCAAGCTTCCACATCCATCTTCATCATTCCTCCAATTGAAAGAGTCTCACCTTGGAGCAACTCCATCATTAGTAAACCAAtctttatagttaaaatatggTTCGGTGCTAGGTATCGGGTAGGATTGTcatagttttataaaatgtattttggttttatttctAGCCATTATAGGACATCTTAAAATATTCCCGTCATGCCAAGACTATATATCTTCCATTGGCCCAACATTTAAGGCTGGATAGACTCTAAAATCATATTAGAAATGAATTGGGCTTAAGCCCAAAAAATGTGGGAGCATTATCCAAGTCTTATAAGGAGTGTTTTTTCACTCTATTCCTAATTGACATGAGATATCTTAATATAGGATACTAAAGGGCAATGGAAGAGTAGTGTTAGATGCACATAGTtggaatatttttatatactgCTGACTATCTtgactttcttcttttttatgctATATGTTCATGTAAATCACCCGGAGGTTGTTTACTCATTTCATATTTATTGCTTCGTCAATGACTCACATACCAACACATACTTGTTCATTTGGGTGCATTTgtagttatttattttgtaccaACTGACTGGATTTCACCTGCAAGATTTATTTTGTGTCAACTGATCTCATATTCATCAGCTACTAGATTGTTTTGGGAAGTGAAGTAtactataagaaaaattaagtgTATTTTAATACAGTTTTGTTTCGAGAAATTTTTGTTGAAGACAATATAGAACAAAATACAGTTAGACCCCTAGCCAAGTTATGATTTGTGCACTATGTTAATGCACCATAGTGGTTATTCCGGAAGACAAAAGTTGTATTTTGGATTGTATATTTCGAAATACAAAGATTATATTccagaatacaaaataaaaaatgcataatCCGGAATTTGTATTTAGGAAAAAGATTGGCGTTAGAGGTGGAAGAACTAGAGGTGGGAAAGAGGTTACGTGTAATGACCCAAATTAGCATATAATactactaatttaaataattacgtAATTAGTAATCAACAGTACATAAGTGTAAATCTATATACCATGTATTCACAATCCTGCAAAAGAtgggttaaatttaaaaaaatataaaatttcatattgaTGAGGAAGTACATAagtgtaaatttatatatatacatgtattcACAATCCTCCAAAAgatgagttaaatttaaaaaaatattaaatttcataTCGATGAGGAACTGTGGAATActaaagtatataaatatatacatgtgTTCTTACTATTAGTAAGCTAACCATCTCATTATTGATCCAATGCCACTTGCATTTTTCCTCTACCCCTGTATAATATACGATCATCGCAGGTGGAAATCATATCCACAACATtacaagggtaagctagtgaacATTAACAATACTACATATACATCAACATCATCAATAAAGATTCAACAACACCAATCAATACTCATCACTCTACCACCTTCACCGCATGGGGGTGGCAATGCAGGTCGGCCCAATCCTTTTAGGCCTGCCCTATATCTGACCTGCTAAAGTTTGGGACGGGTTAGTCTAGTCCGCATTAGAAATGCGAGCTCAATCTTCTAGCCCGTCCCAAGCCGACCCACTTTGGTTTGCATGAGTTTATTGCTTATGTGGAAGCTGACAGTTGTATGGATTAATTGGATGCTTTTATCTCTTATTAAGCTtgtttaattcaatcttcaaacTGCAGAAATTAGTTTACAAAAtacatttcttaattataataaaacatctTTAATAAACAtatgaaactaaattgaaaggGCTACATGGAAATTGCATTTGCACACGAGCCATTTTCGTCTGCAGTTGGAATGGTGATAAAATTGAATTCAACTTAATGAATCATTGCCATGTGAAGACAATAAATTGAATCTTAAAAGtgaaacttaaataaaaatgtttttatggtgcatatatataaaaatagtcCACAATTTCTAAGATGTGGAACCGTGTGAGAAAGAAATTATGGTTGCAATAAAAGAATGATAAAAAGGAAGTAGTGGAAGAAGCAGAATCATCAATTATTTTACAACATTGCACGACACTGGTTGAGTTCAGAGAAAAAGAACGAGAGGTGCGCGTTGGTGGGGGATGGGAGATCAATTTCTGAAAAGCATGAGTATTTGAGTGATAAGAGATCAGAAATATGGTTGTGTGCATGTAggcggaagaagaagaaatgataACGTGGTGCAaaactcttttatttttgtcttacttcttttattattttattgctatcatttattattttcacaaaGTATAAAATTCTAAGTAAGAGTAAAACTAATTGAGGTGTGTGTATGAAAAACATAGGTgtctgaaataaaaataaaatgccaAACCAATATAGAGGTGCAAAGCATTAGTAATGGGAGGTGTAGGAAATCAAAGCTGGTCCAGGCCCACACagtctcttttcttccttcatCACTCACACGAGGGGCTTCCCCTTCCCCATCTTCATCACATGAGGGTAATGGGAGCAACACCAACCCAGGCACACGCCACCATCCACTATGTCAGAGCCACACTGACGTGACTGGAGTTGCTTCTTAAATTGCTGCTTACGCACACCAAAACGGGAGCCACTGCGGATTTCCTTCTCCTTCCAAATCTCGGGCGATACCCCCAATCGGCTAGCCATGTGACTCCAGACTACGGTCGCGCCATGGCCATCGCACACCATACTTCCACTGCGCCACTCTGATCTCCTCCTCCTCTCTTCTCAGCCCCCTTTTGTTGCTGATTTCTAGGTATTGTATGAATATTGATGGATAAACACCAGAGAACTGTTTGATGATGTATGGATGTTGTAATTGGTGATGAGGAAAACTGTTTGGTGTATCTGTTACTCTTTGTTTTCAGGGATTTGAATTTCTCTCGTTTGTTGTTTTTTGTGTCCGAGTCCGACTATGGTTCAGTCGTTAACTGCATTGTGGTATCCTTGTTTGCTTTGTTCCCCATCTCATTTGTGTTCATTGAAAGCTCACTGCAAATTCCGTTAGAGCTTTATAGTCAATCACATGTAACATTCCTCCTGTTAGAGGCCTTGAGCTTTTCTTAATCACTTTTTTAGTGCTCATGCTTGAAATTATAAGATTCATATCAATTCAAGCAATATATAAACCtcagatttaaataaaattaagaataagaaCGAACTGTGTTACTTGGGGTTAACACCACTCTAATTGAGTGttactttttgttaaaatattcttaattattttaattcataaataaaatgtgTGACGGTTAAATTAAACTTCACTactattattttctctttatacCTTAATTACTTAAGGATATTcttagaaattatttaattacaagaaaatttaGTTCTCAAACTAAAAGTAACCTTTTTTTAATTGGCGAAATTAGTTATATAAGTTATAGGAATGAAGTAGTATATTTTGTAACTTGATCGAAGCTGACACTCATAACTAggttgtttatatattttttaatcctttttatattttgaaataattctGGCTTATTAGTCTCctgaatcaattttttaaaatttaataaagtaaaaaaataaacattttttcctaaatttggattaatgaaaacaatattAACAACCCTAAAGTTTTAATGTTAAACTTGAAATcatgaaaaactttttttttaatcaaatttagtaAATCACGGAAGTTAATTTTAAgggagtaaaaaaaaattaggatcaAATCACACTCAATTTTAGAGAGAAATAAACGTAATTAAGCCTGTATTTAAAAAACATCATacctatatttatttattcaattcatattaTCGCGTTTTAATGCTTAAATAGAATTGGAACAGGAATGAGCGATTAAACAGTTTGAATATTTTAGTTACACCAAAATGAATGTGTATTGagaatttttttgttaacttGAAAAAGTAGATGTGGAAGATGCAAAGACGCACGCGTGAATATAGAGCAAACTTTCTGTCTCTTGAATAAAGATATTGTTTACAAGCATTAACGGAGCAAAACAAATGCTAGCATTCTATGCGAGTTCAATCAAGCAACGGGTTCCgttgatgttgttgatgttgaTGATTCGGTGGTGGTAGTAGGAACCTGGTCATTCTCAAGCTGACTGTAGTTACCCTTCTCCTTGAAGAGTTGAATGTGATGGTGCTTGCAGTAGAGTTTTCCCTCGTGCGTGATGAAGTTGGAAGAGCTTATGGTGCAACCTCCATAGGTACATTTGAAGCAGCTCTTATGGTAGGGTGTGCCATTAACGGTTACCCTCTCAGTGGGATACACCGTCTTTTTGCAGCACACACATTTGTCCCTGGTTCCCAAGAAGACGTTTGCGATGCCCTTAGAGTTCTCACTTTCGATGATTGGTTTCTCTGGTTTCTGAACTTTGGGTGTTCCCTCGAAGCTTTTGTCCAAGCTTCCGGTTCGCTTGTAAAGTTGATCGTAATGAGGTCTGCAATATAGGACCCCCTCAAAAGAACAGTAGTTGCTGAGCTTAAGGGTGTTGCGGCAATGGTGGCATCTGAAGCAGGCTTTGTGGTAGACACGGCCATCAGCAGTTAGCTTGTCGACAAGGTAAACGGTTTTGTCACAAGCCATGCACTTTTGTGTGGTTCCTCCGAAGCTGGCCATGGcttctttctttattatattattatatcaccAAAGGGTGATGAGAGAAAGAATGAacaagagagaaagagaggaaaaGCTGCACTCTTTGTTGCAAGAATTTCCTTTGCTCCTTCTCCCTTAagcttctttctctttcttgctGCTTCCGATGATGAAAAAATGGAGAGCACAGCAAGGGTTATAAAGAGACAAATTGTGGACACGAGTGAATTTCGGATCACCTTAACAACCACGAATATCAAGGAGTGGTTTTGATTTCAGTAATTAAATTGTGGTTCAGATGAACGGAGATTTGTATAGATTGTTCTACGTGTCCTACATTAATTAGGGTTTGTTGCAAACCCACAATTTTCTTGAATAAGTCTATTATGGTATTTATGGATACTCTAAATTTAGTTGAAGATGAATGCATAGgtatacattattttaaataggAAAATGGTGAGTaccatttcatttttcttcaccTATCTACCACCTAAAAAATCTCATATatgtactttttttatttaattctttctaaattattttatttttaaaatataaatatttttttattggtgttaaattgtaaattaaaaaataaagtgtctatttatcattattcttttaaataaatggtATCCATAAGTTTGTTCTTTTATATGAGAACCAAACAACAGGTTTACCAGCAGCAGAGTAATCCAAATATGAGAACgttattaaattcaaattcagatgaaatcttttttttatgttaattaaaataaacatttaaaaaaatatttattaaattaaatttgaaaaaatatttttaaaaaataaatccagttaacatat is a window from the Vigna unguiculata cultivar IT97K-499-35 chromosome 7, ASM411807v1, whole genome shotgun sequence genome containing:
- the LOC114190910 gene encoding NADH dehydrogenase (ubiquinone) complex I, assembly factor 6-like isoform X1, with translation MPPSEDLMNGASASGNLRAAFSHCVQQVRSYDYHHYLCLLELPPSMRKAAFAFCALNVETARAMDIASDPRIGLMRLVWWQEAIDKMFANKLIEHPTAQALSSVIAETRLSKIWLKRSVEARINDARREVTDMPETIGELEKYAEDTVSTMLYLTLQAGGIKSTAADHAASHIGKASGILLLLKSLPYHASLNRHFWYIPTAIASKHGLIVKQENGEERWVDSREGLCDAVYDMASVANAHLEKARKLAASVPAEALPVLLPAVPSQVLLDSLRKVQFDVFDPRLTGGVLGIPPLWYHLKLKWTSWRRKY
- the LOC114190910 gene encoding NADH dehydrogenase (ubiquinone) complex I, assembly factor 6-like isoform X3, coding for MNGASASGNLRAAFSHCVQQVRSYDYHHYLCLLELPPSMRKAAFAFCALNVETARAMDIASDPRIGLMRLVWWQEAIDKMFANKLIEHPTAQALSSVIAETRLSKIWLKRSVEARINDARREVTDMPETIGELEKYAEDTVSTMLYLTLQAGGIKSTAADHAASHIGKASGILLLLKSLPYHASLNRHFWYIPTAIASKHGLIVKQENGEERWVDSREGLCDAVYDMASVANAHLEKARKLAASVPAEALPVLLPAVPSQVLLDSLRKVQFDVFDPRLTGGVLGIPPLWYHLKLKWTSWRRKY
- the LOC114190879 gene encoding LIM domain-containing protein WLIM1-like, whose translation is MASFGGTTQKCMACDKTVYLVDKLTADGRVYHKACFRCHHCRNTLKLSNYCSFEGVLYCRPHYDQLYKRTGSLDKSFEGTPKVQKPEKPIIESENSKGIANVFLGTRDKCVCCKKTVYPTERVTVNGTPYHKSCFKCTYGGCTISSSNFITHEGKLYCKHHHIQLFKEKGNYSQLENDQVPTTTTESSTSTTSTEPVA